One Candidatus Culexarchaeum yellowstonense genomic region harbors:
- a CDS encoding Lrp/AsnC family transcriptional regulator, with product MKDKMEIDDVDLEIIRRLKENSKLTYKEIAEAMGISIGAAYNRIKRLEEYGVIRGYTINIDYSKLGYDLTAIIMLQVDGPHIVEVEEKLAKYEENMSVYDVTGDFDIVVIAKVRDREHLNKLIKGILTIPHVRRTVTSIALSVVKENFTR from the coding sequence ATGAAAGATAAAATGGAGATAGATGATGTGGATCTGGAAATAATAAGGAGACTGAAGGAAAACTCAAAACTAACATATAAAGAGATAGCTGAGGCAATGGGGATATCCATAGGAGCCGCATATAATAGGATAAAGAGGCTGGAGGAGTATGGCGTAATAAGGGGGTACACAATAAACATAGATTACTCAAAACTGGGATACGATCTAACTGCAATTATAATGCTACAAGTGGATGGCCCACACATAGTGGAAGTTGAAGAGAAACTTGCAAAATATGAAGAGAATATGAGTGTATATGATGTAACGGGGGACTTCGACATAGTCGTTATAGCGAAAGTTAGGGATAGAGAACATCTGAACAAACTGATAAAGGGGATACTTACAATACCACACGTGAGAAGAACAGTTACAAGCATAGCTTTAAGTGTTGTGAAGGAAAACTTCACAAGGTAA